Within the Phalacrocorax aristotelis chromosome 13, bGulAri2.1, whole genome shotgun sequence genome, the region CCCAGCAACAGCAGAGCTATGCAGGGCTGCTTTGTAGAGgagcaatggggaaaaaaaacccaaccccttGGTCTCTCTCAGCTTCTGGCACAAGTGATTGCAGCAGACAGCTGTGTGCAGCAACTCGGCACCCAAGTTATTGGCAGGCAGCTCTACTGCTGCTGTAGCAAGAGCGCTTGTGCAGCCAGCCCCTTCTCAGCTCCCGCCAGCCCAGGGATGGGCTTTGCTGGTGCTGTCACCCCATGACAGACAAGGGCATAAACCTTCAAGGATGTATTTATTTAGCTTGAAAAAGAGCTGGAAGATGCACACACACCagcctggcagttcagcagcagctcctctgctgcctctACCAGGCACACGGCACCTCCGGGAAGTTTCACCCAGGGCAGGAGGCGACAGATGGACGCGAGGGACCCGCAGAGCCCCACAGAGGGGCCCTGGGCTGCGGGGGGATGAATCCAGCCACCATCCGCCTTGCCCTGGACCAGAAGCACCATCACCAAACGACAGAGTGGTGATCCAGCCCAGCCCACCCCACTCATTCCACACCCATCCACTCGGATTTCTGGCAGGCTAACTCCACACTCGCAGACTGCGCCAGACAAGACACTGTCTGTCCTTCTGCAGCTGGCACCATATCAGCACCAGCTCTGTACTGGCCGTTCTGGCCAGCGACACAATGAACTGCCTGCCGAGACCTGCTCTGGACAGAGCTGCACTGCGGGCTGACTCAGTCCTCGTGGCCCCGGGATGCAGCTGGGATGCAGAGCCTTGGCCCCTCACTCAGTGAGCGCATCCCTTCCACAGGGGGCAAGCAGCCAGGTTCAGCCCAAACGTGTCCCAGCCTCGGAGGAGCACAGGCACAACATGGCCACCCTTCTTCCATAAAAAACCCAGGATAGAGATGTCCTCAGTAGAGCACTGCAACATGAGAAAACATCAGTGAGAGCAGGGAGCCATCCAAGCCAGGGGTTCATTAAAGACATCAGTGCAGAGCATGGGCCCTGTGGTCCAGGGGCCTTGGCCAGAAGAGGCTGAACCCAGCTAGAGAAGGTGGCACGCCACCGTGCTCGACAGCACCGCTGgagagctggggcagcagcaggctccCCAGCACATCCCTGCAAGGATGCCACAGCATCAGGAGATGCCAGCAAAGCCCCACTGCCTGCCAGGAGCCCCAGgccagcccagagctgccccCTAGCTTGTGAACCTCAAGCACAGGTaccagcagtgctgccagcagcaagcACAGCCAACCAAGGCCTGCCAAATTGGGCGCCTGTTGCCATCTGCGGTAGGATGTAAAGCAACCCGGATGGCAGATTGGTTAGCAAAACGGAGGAAGATGCCATTGTTCAGCAGAACTGCCATCAAAAGAGGCGAGTTTGGCTTCTGTAAGACAGAGCAAACCTACAGCACCCATCAGGCACCATTCCCACACTGGAGAGCAAGAGGAAAAGTGCTTGACAGCCCGAGCCTGCACGGCCACGGGGGCTGAACACAGCAGGGCCCCGGGGCAGGGCACGGCCAAGGTCCCCGCCGCTCGGGGGCGGGGTGGCCCCAGCTGAGCCCGCAGAAGCGACCACGAGCCGCGCGGGGCTCCGTGTCCACCACTACGGGCTACAGACAGGGAGCGAGAGCGCCGGGGCTGCGCGGCACCCCGCGGGATGCGGCCACCGGCTGGGGGGAAGCACCACGGGGACGGGACCGCGCCGGTCGGTACAGCAGAGACCCCGCAGCGGGGTGAGGTTCCGATTGGGGCCTGCAAGGGGATCGCAGGGAGCGGCCAGGCCGGGAGGGGAACGGCGGAGCCAAGAGCCCCGAGCCCCGGCCCGCCTCTACCGCTTCCGCCTTCTCGTCACATGATGGGCGCAACCCCGTGCGACGCCGACGCTCAGGGCCCGGGCGCCGCTTCGTGACGCCATGACGCAGATCGCAACCCCTTCTCCATGCTCCCTCCGCGGAAAAAGTAGTCCTCAGCAGGGCTCGGAGGCCTCTCCCACCCCCCGGGCGGCGGGTGTCGCCACTCCGTGCCGggagccgccggcggcggccggaGCGGGAAGCGCCTTCTCGCCGCGGCCGGAGCTCccccgcgcggggcggggcggggctctGGGTAAGTAGTCCCGGCTCGGGTCCCGCCTGGACATACCGCTGCGCGGCGCGAGGGCGGGGGGGCATGGCGGCCGTCGTGATGCCGGCTCCGGCggaggcgcggcggggccgcggcgggctGGGTGAGGGCGCGGGCCGGTGGGCGGGCGTCGGGACCTCCTCGCCCCGCCGCGACGGCGGCGGCGGTTCCCCCTCGTCCCGGCACCCGGGACCGCCCCGCCGTGTGCGCGCGCGCGGAGGTGGCGGGGGGGACCCCGCGGCAAGATggcggcggggcagggccgCGGGGCATGATGGGACCGGCGGTGGCGACGGGGGCCCCCCGTGAGGGCGGCGGGACCCTCGGACATGGCGCCGCGGAGGCTCTGGGCTCTCCGCAGGTGCCCCGAGGGGTGGCCCGGGCTCCCCGGGCCGGGTGAACCGGGTGGCGCGGAGCCGCCACCCCGCGGGCCGGGACCCCCGGAGCGGCGGGATGCGTGCGGCGGGGTGCGGCTCTGACGGCGGCGACGGCGGCCTCCCCCCCCTCAGGTCGAGCCTAGGCGGCCCTGGCAGGGCGGGCATGGAGGAGAATGCGGTGGAGAGCAGCAGCGACGCGGCCCAGCGGGCGGCGCGGGAGGAGCCCTCCGAGAGCGGCCTGGGCATTGGGAGCTCGGAGGCCGTGTCGGCGGACAGCAGCGACGCTGCCTCGGTCCCCGACCCCCTCTCCCGAGAGGATGACTCCAACGTGGGCCAGAGCTCCGACAGCAGCGGGGGCTCCTTGGTAGGAGCTactggggaagggggggtggCAGTCAGcttggggaagggaagggcagctgtggTTCTGGCTCCTGAGAGTTTCTCTAGACGTTTCTGGTAAGCTGAGGGTCAGGAGCTCAGCAACCTCGGCAGGCGCTGTTATGCTGCCAGTCAGGTGTCTGCTTGACGGTCTGAGGAGAACTCTTCTCGGTAGCAAGAGGAGTCCTGGAGATCTAGGGTCTTTGGCAATACCAAAGGAACTGCTGTAATGCCTTTCCTGCTAGTTCTGCAGTGATAAACCAGTGTGGCTAGCATACACTGGCTCCCCTAAGGTCTTGGCTGGGCAAAGGTCTCTCAGCTGAGCTcttctggactttttttttgtttttccctgccAGGAAGAGGTGTCGGagagcagctccagcacagaTGTCGTTCCCCGGATTTACCTGCCAGATTCATCCTCCATTGCCCAGTCCACCTTGGTCTCCAGCGTCTCCACTGTGAGCCAGTCCATCATGGTGTCAGAGTCCCCACAAGTCCTGGTCCACTCCAGCATTATCACTGATGGAGCCGCGATCGTGTCAGACTCCACCACGTCCACTTCCTCAGACCTAGGTTCTGCCATCGACAAAATCATCGAGTCCACGATTGGGCCTGACATCATCCAGAGTGAGTGCACGCTCCTGGCTGCTTGCGCATGCAGCAGACCTGCCTGTTCTCCCTCTGGAGTTCCCCATGTGCAAACGGTTcatggggctggggaagggagctgctgctgtgccagacctTGAGAGGTGAGGGGGaaacatacatgcatatgtatgcAGCTTGATCGGTGGGGCTTTCTCTTTTTACCCTGCTGTAGTAGCTGGAGGGTTTGATGAGGAGcttgtggctgctgcagctgctggacaACCCTCCCTTTGTATGGCTGCTCCTTCGGCCACAGTGccagcagcccagggcaggctCTGTCCCTGGAGCCAGATCTTCCTCACCCCTTCCCACTTGAGTCTGAAGCTGGGAGAGCCCCAGTGACTCTACAGTCCCTGCATCTGGCCGTTACCATtctgctctcctcttcctcccaggcTGCATTGCTGTGACCAGCGCGGAGGATGGTGGGGCAGAGACTACGCAGTACCTCATTCTGCAGGGCCCCGATGATGGTAAGGGTGTGTCCAAGGGCATCTGGTGGTCACTGTCCCTGCCCCCAAGTCTTTTCTGCGGGAGTGGGACCTGGAGTGGGTATCCCAGCTCCACTGGCCACAGCGCCTGTACCAGAGTCCCTGTGGATGTGCTGACTGTTGGGAGCTTGTTACTGACCTCGTGTTTGGCCCTGTGTCCCAGGTGTGGGTGCAGCCTAGATGCAGGTGAGGGTCTGCTCCTTGGCTGATCTGGTTTTGGTGTTTCAGGTGCCCCCATGGTGTCCCAGATGGCCACCTCTGCTCTGGCCAATAGCTTGGCGATAGAAGCTGTTGCTGATGGGCCTACCTCCACATGCCTTGACCAGCCTGGCCCTTCAGACCCTTCCAAGCAGTTGGAAGTGCTGGAGCTGCCTGCACGGCCAGATCAGGCCCAAGAGGAGGATGGTGAGGAGGAGCTCGGCCAGCCAGACATGGATGCCCTGGAAGAGATGATGGAGGTGGTCGTGGTGCAGCAGTTCAAGTGCAAGATGTGTCAGTACAAAAGCGTCTCTAAGAAAACGCTGATCAACCACATGAAAGAGCGGCACTTCCAGCCAGGTGCGTGTTAAGGGCTGAGGAAGAGTTATCTTACTGCCGATGGGCCTGCTCTCTCCACGGAAGAAACAAGGGGAGGAGTACCAGTAAGGACCTGTTTGGCAGTACAGTCTGGTaaagatttttcattctgttctcTGTGGCAGTGGGTTCAGCTCTGGTTTTGAAGAAAGGACGTCCACGAAAGGGGGGATCTGCTTCAAagactgcagaggaggaggccccagaagaagaagaagatgACGATATCATGGATGCTGGTGCTATTGATGACCCTGAAGGTAGGACTTGTCCTCTCCGCATCTTATATAGCTTAGTGTTTTCCAAGTCTCTCTCTGATGTTTTGGGCTACTTACCTCCAGAGGACAGTGACTATAACCCAGCTGAGGATGAGCCCCGTGGGCGACAGCCCAAGTACAGCCGCACTGTCCCCACATCCAGTGAGGAGAGGCCACGGAGACGCCCGGGGAGACCCCGCAAGTTTCCTCGTCTCGATGACATGACCCAGGACATGCCTGAAGGTGGGGGAAGCAGGAGGCAGgagccctgtgctgggctggagcagggagcagtACTTGAACTCCTGGGGGCACGTAGGGAGAGGCTGTGTGATGGAGCTAGGCTGTGTGACGGAGCTGTGCTCTGTTCTGTCGAGCAGGAGGGGAGGTGGAGCCCTTGGTGACATCCCAAAGCACACCGAACCATGAGCTGCAGAACTCGGGAGAAGCCAGTTCCTCTGGCCAACAGAACAGGACCAGCGATAGCCTGGCGGAGCCCAGCATCAACCAATCTGACTCCGAGAACAAGGACCGTTCCTCCAGCACTGGccccgaggaggcagacatcgTCCCCAGGAGGCGAGGGCGGCCCTCCCGCCGCTTCCTGGGCAAGAAATACCGCAAGTACATGGGGCGCAGGTGAGGGGTGTGTGCCAAGCCAGCGCTGGGCCCTCTGGCCTGTGCCCAGGGCTGGTCCAGCCCCTGTTGGCCACCACAGCTCTGAGTCCTGGTCCTGTTTCCGCAGATACTACTACAAGTCACCCAAGCCCCTGATGAGGCCCTACCTGTGTCGCATCTGCGGCTCACGTTTCCTCACGCATGATGATCTGCGTTTCCATGTCAACTCACACGAGGCCAATGACCCGCAGCTCTTCAAGTGTCTTCAGTGCAGCTACCGCTCCCGGCGCTGGTCCTCCCTCAAGGTGAGTGCTGTCCGCCCTGCTCCCATACCCACAAGAGTGGCTGGTGGCCCCAGGTCTCACAGATGCCACTCTGCCTCTCGCCAGGAGCACATGTTCAACCACGTGGGCAGCAAGCCCTACAAGTGTGAGGAGTGCAATTACACCAGCGTATACAAGAAGGATGTCATCCGGCACTCCACAGTGCATAGCCGGGACAGGTAAGGGAAGTGCAGTCCTAGAGACTGTCTTGCAGCCTGGCTGAGTGTCACTAGCACTgttcctcctgccctggggggTAGCCATGACTGCCCCTTCCCCTGACCTCTGGCCCTTTCCAAAACGGGTAGTTTTGGTGTCTGGGTACAAGAGAGCTTGGACTTGGGATGTGGCCGACACAaggggcttttcttttttctttttcaggaaaaagagagCTGATCCGGTGAGTTTGAGTACCCTGTTGGCTTCTCTCTCAGCACTCTTATATGGGAAGAGGCATGTCTGGGTCTTCCACAAACTCTTGGTGCCTTGTTGAAGGCAGTGTTTCTGGATCACCTGATGAAAGGCAGCCCAGGTCCTGCAGTGGGGAGAGGGTAAGGAAACTGGTGAGCCCTTCCCAGGTGAGCTCATCTTCATGCTCTCCCTCCAGCCCCCAAAGCTGAACTCCTTCCCATGCCCTGTATGCAACCGTATCTACCCCATGCAGAAGAGGCTTACGCAGCACATGAAGACGCACAGCACAGAGAAACCACACATGTGTGACAAGGTGAGGGGGTGGGAcacagcctggggaagggctggTGTCAAGTGAGGCTGGACCAGAGgtgaatgctgcttttctttgtttcattacAGTGTGGGAAGTCCTTTAAGAAGCGCTACACCTTCAAGATGCACCTGCTGACACACATCCAGGCCATTGCCAACCGCAGGTAGGAGCCTGGCAATACCCTGTGGCATGCCTTGGTAGAGCCCATGTTCCAGCTCCCCCTCAGAGGGGAGGACAGAAAGTCCCTGCCACCCGTGTGACAGGTGGTGTTGTCCTGGCAGGTTCAAGTGTGAGTTCTGTGACTATGTCTGCGAGGACAAAAAGGTCCTGCTGAACCACCAGCTGTCACACATGAATGACAAGCCCTACAAGTGCAGCTTCTGCAAGTACTCCACCTTCCGGGAGGACTTCCTGGTTTCCCACATGGCTGTCAAGCACACAGGTGAGAGGAGCTGCCCGCCCGCCTTGTGCCCCGATGTCCTACGCACCACTTGTCCAGGAGGTGCTCAGAGTGCGTCTGCTCTCCCTGCCATCCCTCGGGGACACCCAGCTTGACTCCTGCCTCCTGTGTCCCACAGGAGGGAAGCCATTTGCTTGTGAGTTCTGTCACTTCACCACCAAGCACAAAAAGAACCTGCGCCTCCATGTGCACTGTCGCCATGCCGACTCCTTCGAGGAGTGGGCCCAGAGGCACCCTGAGGAGCCaccctgccgccgccgccccttCTTCACCCTGCAGCAGATTGAggagctgaagcagcagcacagccaggtgCAGGCCCCAGCTGAGCCAGAGGCCAGTGCGCCGGTGAGTGCCGTTGCCCatgccccagctcctcctggtgcTCACAAGCCCCGGCCATGCTGTCAGCTCTCTCTTTCACACAGGCACCTCTTGGCCCTGTCACCTACCACACGATTCAGGCTGTCACAGGAGCAGAGCCACCCATCCTCTCACAGGATTCCCTGGGAGGGGCCACCATCATATACGAACAAGGTAAGTGAGCTTCtagggaagggggtggggatggggaggaggtgggcaAATGCGTGCCTGACCCTCTTCTTTGGACCCTGACAGATGTGGCAGGATCAGCAGAACTGGCCACACAGACTGCCCTGGATCTCCTGCTGAACATGAGCACTCAGCGGGAGCTGGCCACAGGCTCGCTGCAggtgagctgggctgggggggggtgctgtgcctgctgtggggtggcagggggaggCTTCCCAGCCCTCCACAGTTCTTCCACAGTGCTCAGCCCTGTTCTGCTTGAGGGGCTGTCTTGCAGAGCCTTGCCTGCCTGTGGCTGAGCTGCTCTCCCCTCCGGCAGGTGGCAGTGGTGAAGCCGGCTGATTCAGGAGAAGCACAGGCTCCCTGTGAGCCGCAGGcacaggaggaagaggcagagatgGGCTCTAAGGAGCAGCAGAAGTTGGTGACACTGCAcgtggcagagcctggggagacATTGGTGCGGGAGGCTTACGAGGAGGCAGCTCTGGGTGGCTCGGAGCTGCAGCAGATCACTATTCCTTTTGGTGGGACGACAGAGTACAGCATCATCACACCCATCAGTGAGGAGATTCAGGCTCCAGGCACGCTGTACAGGTCAGCTGTATGGGAGGAGTGGGGAGACAGAGGCATTTCTGACCTCAGATGAGGAGGCTTTAGTGGTGCAGAGAACAAGGCAGATGCTCCCTGACCCTGTCCTCtccagcagtgaggaggagAGCCCTGTGGAGACCTCCCACGCAGTTGTGGTGAGCGAAGCTGTGCTGACAGAGGAGGCCCTGAAGGACCATAACAATCACTATATCATGTCATCCAGTGTTCCAGGGAACCAGTTCCATCAGATTGAGGTAAGAAGCTGAGCTTTCTCTTGGTCTCGGGCAGCAGTGTGAGCAGGTGTGACTGAGTGTTTCTCTCTCAGCCCCTCAGTGGGGATGCCGCCTTTCCCTCGGCTGCGGAGGGCCAGGAGGCACAGCCTGCCGGAGTCAAGTGGCCCCTGGTGCAGTGTGTCACCAGGCAGCTCCAGAAGGACTCGTCTTTATCCCCAGCCTCCGAGGGGCAGGAAGTCTCATCCCCAAAGGTCAAGTGGCCTGCGCTCCAAGGCATGGCCAAGAAGCTCTCGTGCAAGGTTTCCACAGCCAAGAAGCTCTCGTGCAAGATTTCCACAGCCAAAAAGTTTTCATGCAAGATTTGCACAGCCATGTTCACAGGGAGAGCAGAAATGGAGAGTCACAAGAGAGCCCACATGGGGCCCAGCACTTTCAAGTGTCCCGACTGTCCGTTCACTGCAGCCCTCTGGCCGGAGGTTCGGGTAGGTTCCCTGGCCCAGATCAGCCCTGGGAACAAGAGGTTTGGAGAAATTGGGGTCTTTCTGACCCTGCGCTTGTCCTTCTGCTCCCAGAGCCACATGGTCCAGCATGCCAGCCTTCGGCCACACAAGTGCACCCACTGCAGCTTCGCCTCCAAGAACAAGAAGGACCTGCGCAGGCACATGCTGACGCACACCAATGAGAAACCCTTTGTCTGCCAGATCTGTGGGCAGAGGTGAGTGAAGCCTGCTAGGTTGTTGCTGCTTCGAGAGATCCTGTAGAGTTCTCCAAGGCTCAAGAGGAGATAGGATATTGGCAAAGAACTGGCTGCCCTGACCCTACCCCTGGGAACAGTCCCCTATTAGAGGGGACTCTGCCCTTGAACGGTTTCTGCTGCAGGTTGGACCCAGCTTTGTCTCCAAGGAACTCCTCTACAGGAGGTTCAGTACTTGGGCACTGATGGAAGCATTCTGGGAGCTGGGACAGGCCATGTCATAGGATGTGCTCATGGTGCCTTTGGCCTGTGTCTCTGCAGAGAGCACAGAGGCCCTGTGCTGCCCATGGTGAATTCTACCTCTCTGTGGTCCTCCCATAGGTTCAACCGTAATGGGCACCTCAAGTTCCACATGCAGCGTTTGCACAGCTCAGAGGGGAAGAGGCCGGGGgcgcctgcagctgctgcacagcagacCATCATACTGAAGAGCGACGAGGACACGCTGGCCACCCTGCAGAGTAAGACATGTCCCTGTGACCAGGGGTGACCTGCGGGTTTCCTGTAGCCAGAGCTCCATATGGGGATTCACCCAGCCTGTGGGCCAAGCAGAGCTGAGAAGGGTCGGGGCCAGGAGATGCCTGCTGAAGGTTAGGATTGCCAGCGGCAGCAGGACTTAGTGGCCTCAGAGACGAGGAGGATGAGCACAGGGTGCTGACCACTGCGTTTCTGTGCAGAACTAGGGGACTGATgcttcctccaagcaggtcccAATAGATTGGTGTGTTGCTCTGTGAGCAGCTTACGGCTGGAATGGGAAGCAGAGTTTGTGGCCTCATGTGGAGGTTGTGTCTTGCCCACAGCGACCTCTAATTTACTTCATGTTGagacagtttggtttagctTCTGACCTTCTGTGAGCAGAGCCAAGAGACTCATGTGCTCCTCATTggggtgggcacctggcagggGCTGCTTGGGAGCGGGGCCGGCCAGCAGCCTTAGCAGTGTCCACACCGCCTTTCCATGCATTCCAGCGGCTCTGCAGTCCGGCCAGGCAGTGCTGGCTCCCGAGCGGCTGCAGCAGGCTCTGGGGCAGGAGCACATCATCGTCGCGCAGGAGCAGAGTGTCACGAGCCAGGTGAGTCAGGCGCGTTGGTCTCATCCTCCCATCGTGTGCTCCCCACAAGCTGTGCAGGCTCCCTCCCGGGAGGAGGGCCATCCCTGCTGACAGCGCTGGGCTCTCGCTGACCTGCAGGAGGAGGCTACGTACATCCAGGAGATCACAACTGCCGACGGACAGACAGTACAGCACTTAGTGACCTCTGACAACCAGGTGAGGGGGGTGGCAGGTCCCAGGAACCAAAAGATTTCGCACAGCTGGAGTGGGGAGGGGTGGGTTGGAAACAGGCCCAGAAGACAGACAAGAACCAACCCTGTTGCAGTGGGGGGTTGGGCAGTGGTGACCTCTTTTTTTGGGTCTGAATCCCTGTGTTTGCAGGTTCAGTACATCATAGCCCAGGATGGTGTACAGCACTTGCTTCCCCATGAGTATGTTGTTGTCCCAGAGGGACACCACATCCAGGTAAGCTTCAGGCTGGCTCCTGCTTCCTTTGCATGGTGAATGGGGCTCATGAGGCTGCTGTGTGCAGGGCtcagcctcctgctccctgtGGCTTGCTCCGTTCGAGTCACAGCTTTGTTCAGGGGCAGGGATGCCTGCTAGCCCTACCACAGCCTCACTGCAGCTCTTGTCCCCAGGTACAGGATGGTCAGATCACCCACATCCAGTATGAGCAGGGCAGCCAGTTCTTGCAGGAGCCGCAGGTGAGGGAGCCAGGCATGGTGGCTggggctgacagggctgctgtgagATGGGCTCTGAGCACACAGCCGATGTGGGAGGGATGTGAAGTAGAAGGTGCACGTGGG harbors:
- the ZNF335 gene encoding zinc finger protein 335 isoform X4; translated protein: MRAAGCGSDGGDGGLPPLRSSLGGPGRAGMEENAVESSSDAAQRAAREEPSESGLGIGSSEAVSADSSDAASVPDPLSREDDSNVGQSSDSSGGSLEEVSESSSSTDVVPRIYLPDSSSIAQSTLVSSVSTVSQSIMVSESPQVLVHSSIITDGAAIVSDSTTSTSSDLGSAIDKIIESTIGPDIIQSCIAVTSAEDGGAETTQYLILQGPDDGAPMVSQMATSALANSLAIEAVADGPTSTCLDQPGPSDPSKQLEVLELPARPDQAQEEDGEEELGQPDMDALEEMMEVVVVQQFKCKMCQYKSVSKKTLINHMKERHFQPVGSALVLKKGRPRKGGSASKTAEEEAPEEEEDDDIMDAGAIDDPEEDSDYNPAEDEPRGRQPKYSRTVPTSSEERPRRRPGRPRKFPRLDDMTQDMPEGGEVEPLVTSQSTPNHELQNSGEASSSGQQNRTSDSLAEPSINQSDSENKDRSSSTGPEEADIVPRRRGRPSRRFLGKKYRKYMGRRYYYKSPKPLMRPYLCRICGSRFLTHDDLRFHVNSHEANDPQLFKCLQCSYRSRRWSSLKEHMFNHVGSKPYKCEECNYTSVYKKDVIRHSTVHSRDRKKRADPPPKLNSFPCPVCNRIYPMQKRLTQHMKTHSTEKPHMCDKCGKSFKKRYTFKMHLLTHIQAIANRRFKCEFCDYVCEDKKVLLNHQLSHMNDKPYKCSFCKYSTFREDFLVSHMAVKHTGGKPFACEFCHFTTKHKKNLRLHVHCRHADSFEEWAQRHPEEPPCRRRPFFTLQQIEELKQQHSQVQAPAEPEASAPAPLGPVTYHTIQAVTGAEPPILSQDSLGGATIIYEQDVAGSAELATQTALDLLLNMSTQRELATGSLQVAVVKPADSGEAQAPCEPQAQEEEAEMGSKEQQKLVTLHVAEPGETLVREAYEEAALGGSELQQITIPFGGTTEYSIITPISEEIQAPGTLYSEEESPVETSHAVVVSEAVLTEEALKDHNNHYIMSSSVPGNQFHQIEPLSGDAAFPSAAEGQEAQPAGVKWPLVQCVTRQLQKDSSLSPASEGQEVSSPKVKWPALQGMAKKLSCKVSTAKKLSCKISTAKKFSCKICTAMFTGRAEMESHKRAHMGPSTFKCPDCPFTAALWPEVRSHMVQHASLRPHKCTHCSFASKNKKDLRRHMLTHTNEKPFVCQICGQRFNRNGHLKFHMQRLHSSEGKRPGAPAAAAQQTIILKSDEDTLATLQTALQSGQAVLAPERLQQALGQEHIIVAQEQSVTSQEEATYIQEITTADGQTVQHLVTSDNQVQYIIAQDGVQHLLPHEYVVVPEGHHIQVQDGQITHIQYEQGSQFLQEPQIQYMPVSPEQQLVTQAQLEAAAHSAVSVADAAMAQTQGVFTTEATAEQIQQLQQGIHYDVITLAD
- the ZNF335 gene encoding zinc finger protein 335 isoform X5; this translates as MRAAGCGSDGGDGGLPPLRSSLGGPGRAGMEENAVESSSDAAQRAAREEPSESGLGIGSSEAVSADSSDAASVPDPLSREDDSNVGQSSDSSGGSLEEVSESSSSTDVVPRIYLPDSSSIAQSTLVSSVSTVSQSIMVSESPQVLVHSSIITDGAAIVSDSTTSTSSDLGSAIDKIIESTIGPDIIQSCIAVTSAEDGGAETTQYLILQGPDDGAPMVSQMATSALANSLAIEAVADGPTSTCLDQPGPSDPSKQLEVLELPARPDQAQEEDGEEELGQPDMDALEEMMEVVVVQQFKCKMCQYKSVSKKTLINHMKERHFQPVGSALVLKKGRPRKGGSASKTAEEEAPEEEEDDDIMDAGAIDDPEEDSDYNPAEDEPRGRQPKYSRTVPTSSEERPRRRPGRPRKFPRLDDMTQDMPEGGEVEPLVTSQSTPNHELQNSGEASSSGQQNRTSDSLAEPSINQSDSENKDRSSSTGPEEADIVPRRRGRPSRRFLGKKYRKYYYKSPKPLMRPYLCRICGSRFLTHDDLRFHVNSHEANDPQLFKCLQCSYRSRRWSSLKEHMFNHVGSKPYKCEECNYTSVYKKDVIRHSTVHSRDRKKRADPPPKLNSFPCPVCNRIYPMQKRLTQHMKTHSTEKPHMCDKCGKSFKKRYTFKMHLLTHIQAIANRRFKCEFCDYVCEDKKVLLNHQLSHMNDKPYKCSFCKYSTFREDFLVSHMAVKHTGGKPFACEFCHFTTKHKKNLRLHVHCRHADSFEEWAQRHPEEPPCRRRPFFTLQQIEELKQQHSQVQAPAEPEASAPAPLGPVTYHTIQAVTGAEPPILSQDSLGGATIIYEQDVAGSAELATQTALDLLLNMSTQRELATGSLQVAVVKPADSGEAQAPCEPQAQEEEAEMGSKEQQKLVTLHVAEPGETLVREAYEEAALGGSELQQITIPFGGTTEYSIITPISEEIQAPGTLYSSEEESPVETSHAVVVSEAVLTEEALKDHNNHYIMSSSVPGNQFHQIEPLSGDAAFPSAAEGQEAQPAGVKWPLVQCVTRQLQKDSSLSPASEGQEVSSPKVKWPALQGMAKKLSCKVSTAKKLSCKISTAKKFSCKICTAMFTGRAEMESHKRAHMGPSTFKCPDCPFTAALWPEVRSHMVQHASLRPHKCTHCSFASKNKKDLRRHMLTHTNEKPFVCQICGQRFNRNGHLKFHMQRLHSSEGKRPGAPAAAAQQTIILKSDEDTLATLQTALQSGQAVLAPERLQQALGQEHIIVAQEQSVTSQEEATYIQEITTADGQTVQHLVTSDNQVQYIIAQDGVQHLLPHEYVVVPEGHHIQVQDGQITHIQYEQGSQFLQEPQIQYMPVSPEQQLVTQAQLEAAAHSAVSAVADAAMAQTQGVFTTEATAEQIQQLQQGIHYDVITLAD
- the ZNF335 gene encoding zinc finger protein 335 isoform X6, yielding MRAAGCGSDGGDGGLPPLRSSLGGPGRAGMEENAVESSSDAAQRAAREEPSESGLGIGSSEAVSADSSDAASVPDPLSREDDSNVGQSSDSSGGSLEEVSESSSSTDVVPRIYLPDSSSIAQSTLVSSVSTVSQSIMVSESPQVLVHSSIITDGAAIVSDSTTSTSSDLGSAIDKIIESTIGPDIIQSCIAVTSAEDGGAETTQYLILQGPDDGAPMVSQMATSALANSLAIEAVADGPTSTCLDQPGPSDPSKQLEVLELPARPDQAQEEDGEEELGQPDMDALEEMMEVVVVQQFKCKMCQYKSVSKKTLINHMKERHFQPVGSALVLKKGRPRKGGSASKTAEEEAPEEEEDDDIMDAGAIDDPEEDSDYNPAEDEPRGRQPKYSRTVPTSSEERPRRRPGRPRKFPRLDDMTQDMPEGGEVEPLVTSQSTPNHELQNSGEASSSGQQNRTSDSLAEPSINQSDSENKDRSSSTGPEEADIVPRRRGRPSRRFLGKKYRKYYYKSPKPLMRPYLCRICGSRFLTHDDLRFHVNSHEANDPQLFKCLQCSYRSRRWSSLKEHMFNHVGSKPYKCEECNYTSVYKKDVIRHSTVHSRDRKKRADPPPKLNSFPCPVCNRIYPMQKRLTQHMKTHSTEKPHMCDKCGKSFKKRYTFKMHLLTHIQAIANRRFKCEFCDYVCEDKKVLLNHQLSHMNDKPYKCSFCKYSTFREDFLVSHMAVKHTGGKPFACEFCHFTTKHKKNLRLHVHCRHADSFEEWAQRHPEEPPCRRRPFFTLQQIEELKQQHSQVQAPAEPEASAPAPLGPVTYHTIQAVTGAEPPILSQDSLGGATIIYEQDVAGSAELATQTALDLLLNMSTQRELATGSLQVAVVKPADSGEAQAPCEPQAQEEEAEMGSKEQQKLVTLHVAEPGETLVREAYEEAALGGSELQQITIPFGGTTEYSIITPISEEIQAPGTLYSEEESPVETSHAVVVSEAVLTEEALKDHNNHYIMSSSVPGNQFHQIEPLSGDAAFPSAAEGQEAQPAGVKWPLVQCVTRQLQKDSSLSPASEGQEVSSPKVKWPALQGMAKKLSCKVSTAKKLSCKISTAKKFSCKICTAMFTGRAEMESHKRAHMGPSTFKCPDCPFTAALWPEVRSHMVQHASLRPHKCTHCSFASKNKKDLRRHMLTHTNEKPFVCQICGQRFNRNGHLKFHMQRLHSSEGKRPGAPAAAAQQTIILKSDEDTLATLQTALQSGQAVLAPERLQQALGQEHIIVAQEQSVTSQEEATYIQEITTADGQTVQHLVTSDNQVQYIIAQDGVQHLLPHEYVVVPEGHHIQVQDGQITHIQYEQGSQFLQEPQIQYMPVSPEQQLVTQAQLEAAAHSAVSAVADAAMAQTQGVFTTEATAEQIQQLQQGIHYDVITLAD